A DNA window from Pungitius pungitius chromosome 1, fPunPun2.1, whole genome shotgun sequence contains the following coding sequences:
- the idh3g gene encoding isocitrate dehydrogenase [NAD] subunit gamma, mitochondrial — MAAHTAAMSMSKILHPFLGGRLGNTAKVFGRTLSSQRNKTGNGRDNIPPPAKYGGRHTVTLIPGDGIGPELLNHVKEVFRFCCVPVDFEVVHVNSNVETEDDINNAITAIRRNRVALKGNIETKHTMAPSVKSRNNLLRTSLDLYANVMHCQSLPGVQTRHKNIDIMIIRENTEGEYSNLEHENVPGVVESLKIITRTNSLRIAEYAFQLAREKGRKRVTAVHKANIMKLGDGLFLQCCREVASDYPDLTFDSMIVDNTTMQLVSKPQQFDVMVMPNLYGNVVSNVCAGLVGGPGLVPGANYGRDYAVFETATRNTGKSIAGKNIANPTAMLLASCMMLDHLKLYDYATMIRNAILSTMNETRLHTADLGGQGTTSEVVQSIMRVIQSKGPLTSDL, encoded by the exons ATGGCTGCCCACACTGCTGCGATGTCGATGTCAAAAATCCTTCATCCATTCCTGGGTGGACGCCTTGGAAACACGGCCAAA GTATTTGGTAGAACTCTGTCAAGTCAGAGGAATAAGACCGGAAATGGT AGGGACAACATT CCCCCTCCTGCAAAGTATGGAGGCAGGCACACTGTGACGCTCATACCCGGAGATGGAATCGGTCCAGAGCTGCTCAATCATGTCAAAGAGGTTTTCAG GTTCTGCTGTGTCCCGGTCGACTTTGAGGTGGTTCACGTCAACTCTAACGTGGAGACAGAGGATGATATCAACAATGCCATCACTGCCATTCGTCGAAATAGGGTCGCCCTCAAAG GTAACATAGAAACCAAACATACCATGGCGCCATCTGTCAAATCCAGAAATAATCTCCTACG CACGAGTTTAGACCTGTATGCCAATGTGATGCACTGCCAGTCGCTCCCTGGAGTTCAAACTCGCCACAAGAACATTGACATCATGATAATCAGGGAGAACACCGAGGGAGAGTACAGCAATCTGGAGCACGAG AATGTACCTGGTGTAGTGGAGTCTCTCAAGATCATCACCAGGACCAACTCATTGAGGATTGCAGAATATGCCTTCCAACTGGCCAGGGAGAAAGGCCGTAAAAGGGTCACCGCCGTGCACAAGGCTAACATCAT GAAGCTCGGCGACGGTTTGTTCCTTCAGTGTTGCAGGGAAGTGGCATCCGATTACCCAGACCTCACTTTTGACAGCATGATTGTGGACAACACCACCATGCAG TTGGTGTCCAAGCCCCAGCAGTTTGACGTGATGGTGATGCCCAATCTGTATGGGAACGTGGTGAGCAACGTGTGTGCAGGCCTGGTGGGGGGGCCGGGCCTCGTGCCTGGGGCCAACTACGGCCGTGACTATGCTGTGTTTGAAACG GCTACAAGGAACACGGGGAAGAGTATCGCGGGAAAGAACATTGCAAACCCAACTGCCATGCTGCTAGCCAGCTGCATGATGCTGGACCACCTTAA gcTTTATGACTACGCAACTATGATCCGAAATGCGATCCTCAGTACTATGAACGAAACCAGG TTGCACACAGCTGATCTTGGGGGTCAGGGCACCACATCAGAGGTGGTCCAGTCCATCATGAGGGTCATCCAGAGTAAAGGGCCGCTCACATCCGACCTctaa
- the fam3a gene encoding protein FAM3A isoform X2 translates to MRLTAPLRAAAVLLLVGLTWLLATSLFGGHGASSVRNFFSGASEKPTAAEPRPRKYKCGLSAPCPAKHLAFRLVSGAANVIGPKICLEDKMLISSVKNNVGRGLNIALVNGVTGELLDIKTFDMWAGDISDLLKFIRPLHEGTLVFVASFDDAATKLNDESRRLFEDLGSTAVKELAFRDSWVFVGAKGIENKSPFEQNSKNNNKYEGWPESLEMDGCIPLRPPLEG, encoded by the exons ATGCGATTAACAG CCCCCCTGCGAGCTGCggccgtgctgctgctggtggggcTCACCTGGCTGCTGGCCACCTCCCTGTTCGGAGGCCACGGCGCCTCCTCTGTGCGCAACTTCTTCAGcg GTGCTAGTGAGAAACCAACAGCTG CTGAACCCCGCCCCCGAAAGTACAAATGTGGCCTTTCCGCTCCCTGTCCCGCAAAGCACTTGGCTTTCCGCCTGGTGTCTGGTGCCGCCAACGTCATAGGGCCCAAGATCTGTCTGGAGGATAAGAT GCTAATTAGCAGTGTGAAGAACAACGTTGGCAGAGGACTCAACATAGCCTTGGTGAATG GAGTGACCGGGGAGCTGTTGGATATAAAGACCTTTGATATGTGGGCAGGAG ATATTTCTGACCTGCTGAAGTTTATCCGGCCGCTCCATGAAGGAACACTCGTGTTTGTGGCTTCCTTTGACGATGCAGCTACAAA GTTGAACGACGAGTCGCGGCGCCTGTTTGAGGATCTGGGGAGCACGGCCGTGAAGGAGCTGGCCTTCAGAGACAGCTGGGTGTTTGTTGGAGCCAAAGGCATTGAGAATAAGAGTCCCTTTGAGCAG AACAGtaagaacaacaacaagtaTGAAGGCTGGCCCGAGTCTCTGGAGATGGATGGCTGTATTCCCCTGCGGCCCCCCCTGGAAGGATAG
- the fam3a gene encoding protein FAM3A isoform X3 — MRLTAPLRAAAVLLLVGLTWLLATSLFGGHGASSVRNFFSGASEKPTAAEPRPRKYKCGLSAPCPAKHLAFRLVSGAANVIGPKICLEDKMLISSVKNNVGRGLNIALVNGVTGELLDIKTFDMWAGDISDLLKFIRPLHEGTLVFVASFDDAATKLNDESRRLFEDLGSTAVKELAFRDSWVFVGAKGIENKSPFEQHSVKKQAVVKTSV; from the exons ATGCGATTAACAG CCCCCCTGCGAGCTGCggccgtgctgctgctggtggggcTCACCTGGCTGCTGGCCACCTCCCTGTTCGGAGGCCACGGCGCCTCCTCTGTGCGCAACTTCTTCAGcg GTGCTAGTGAGAAACCAACAGCTG CTGAACCCCGCCCCCGAAAGTACAAATGTGGCCTTTCCGCTCCCTGTCCCGCAAAGCACTTGGCTTTCCGCCTGGTGTCTGGTGCCGCCAACGTCATAGGGCCCAAGATCTGTCTGGAGGATAAGAT GCTAATTAGCAGTGTGAAGAACAACGTTGGCAGAGGACTCAACATAGCCTTGGTGAATG GAGTGACCGGGGAGCTGTTGGATATAAAGACCTTTGATATGTGGGCAGGAG ATATTTCTGACCTGCTGAAGTTTATCCGGCCGCTCCATGAAGGAACACTCGTGTTTGTGGCTTCCTTTGACGATGCAGCTACAAA GTTGAACGACGAGTCGCGGCGCCTGTTTGAGGATCTGGGGAGCACGGCCGTGAAGGAGCTGGCCTTCAGAGACAGCTGGGTGTTTGTTGGAGCCAAAGGCATTGAGAATAAGAGTCCCTTTGAGCAG CACTCAGTCAAAAAACAGGCTGTTGTGAAGACGTCCGTTTAa
- the fam3a gene encoding protein FAM3A isoform X1: MRLTAPLRAAAVLLLVGLTWLLATSLFGGHGASSVRNFFSGASEKPTAAEPRPRKYKCGLSAPCPAKHLAFRLVSGAANVIGPKICLEDKMLISSVKNNVGRGLNIALVNGVTGELLDIKTFDMWAGDISDLLKFIRPLHEGTLVFVASFDDAATKLNDESRRLFEDLGSTAVKELAFRDSWVFVGAKGIENKSPFEQRMKNSKNNNKYEGWPESLEMDGCIPLRPPLEG; encoded by the exons ATGCGATTAACAG CCCCCCTGCGAGCTGCggccgtgctgctgctggtggggcTCACCTGGCTGCTGGCCACCTCCCTGTTCGGAGGCCACGGCGCCTCCTCTGTGCGCAACTTCTTCAGcg GTGCTAGTGAGAAACCAACAGCTG CTGAACCCCGCCCCCGAAAGTACAAATGTGGCCTTTCCGCTCCCTGTCCCGCAAAGCACTTGGCTTTCCGCCTGGTGTCTGGTGCCGCCAACGTCATAGGGCCCAAGATCTGTCTGGAGGATAAGAT GCTAATTAGCAGTGTGAAGAACAACGTTGGCAGAGGACTCAACATAGCCTTGGTGAATG GAGTGACCGGGGAGCTGTTGGATATAAAGACCTTTGATATGTGGGCAGGAG ATATTTCTGACCTGCTGAAGTTTATCCGGCCGCTCCATGAAGGAACACTCGTGTTTGTGGCTTCCTTTGACGATGCAGCTACAAA GTTGAACGACGAGTCGCGGCGCCTGTTTGAGGATCTGGGGAGCACGGCCGTGAAGGAGCTGGCCTTCAGAGACAGCTGGGTGTTTGTTGGAGCCAAAGGCATTGAGAATAAGAGTCCCTTTGAGCAG CGGATGAAGAACAGtaagaacaacaacaagtaTGAAGGCTGGCCCGAGTCTCTGGAGATGGATGGCTGTATTCCCCTGCGGCCCCCCCTGGAAGGATAG